A DNA window from Enterobacter cloacae subsp. cloacae ATCC 13047 contains the following coding sequences:
- a CDS encoding amidohydrolase/deacetylase family metallohydrolase yields MFDLLLRRARLSDDTLTDIAILDGKIAATGDIDAPARKTVELNGDVFVSAGWIDSHVHCYPNSPIYHDEPDSVGIATGVTTVVDAGSTGADDVDDFYEITRKASTEVFALLNISRVGLIAQNELANMANIDAEAVKQAVKRHPDFIVGLKARMSSSVVGENGITPLERAKAIQKENGDLPLMVHIGNNPPNLDEIAELLSSGDIITHCYNGKPNRILTPSGELRASITSALKRGVRLDVGHGTASFSFEVAKRAIAMGILPHTISSDIYCRNRINGPVGSLSSVMSKFLAIGMSLPQVIDCVTANAADGLRLTRKGRIEPGLDADLTLFTLKRQPTVLTDAENDSLQAEHILVPLAAIRAGKGYMTEQGSTEHAFDL; encoded by the coding sequence ATGTTTGATTTACTCCTGCGCCGTGCGCGCCTTAGCGACGATACCCTGACCGATATCGCCATTCTGGACGGGAAAATTGCCGCAACAGGCGACATAGACGCTCCCGCCCGCAAAACGGTGGAGCTGAACGGTGACGTATTCGTCAGCGCAGGCTGGATCGACTCCCACGTCCACTGCTACCCGAACTCCCCCATTTACCACGACGAACCGGACAGCGTGGGTATCGCTACCGGCGTCACCACCGTGGTGGATGCGGGCAGTACCGGTGCCGACGACGTGGACGATTTCTACGAAATCACCCGCAAAGCCTCAACCGAGGTCTTTGCCCTGCTGAATATCTCCCGCGTGGGGCTGATTGCCCAGAACGAGCTGGCCAATATGGCGAATATTGATGCCGAGGCCGTGAAGCAGGCGGTGAAACGCCATCCTGACTTTATCGTCGGGCTGAAAGCGCGCATGAGCAGCAGCGTGGTGGGTGAAAACGGTATTACGCCGCTGGAGCGTGCGAAAGCCATTCAGAAAGAGAACGGCGACCTGCCGCTGATGGTGCACATCGGCAATAACCCGCCTAACCTCGACGAAATTGCCGAGCTGCTGAGCTCGGGCGACATCATTACCCACTGCTACAACGGCAAACCAAACCGCATTCTGACGCCCTCCGGCGAGCTGCGCGCCTCCATTACCTCTGCCCTGAAACGCGGTGTGCGGCTGGACGTAGGCCACGGTACGGCGAGCTTCAGCTTTGAAGTGGCGAAACGCGCTATCGCGATGGGCATTCTGCCGCACACCATCAGCTCGGATATCTACTGCCGCAACCGCATCAACGGCCCGGTGGGCTCGCTTTCGAGCGTGATGTCGAAATTCCTCGCCATCGGCATGTCATTGCCGCAGGTGATTGACTGCGTCACCGCCAACGCCGCCGACGGCCTGCGCCTGACGCGCAAAGGGCGTATCGAACCCGGCCTCGACGCCGACCTGACGCTGTTCACCCTTAAACGTCAGCCGACGGTGCTGACGGATGCTGAAAACGACAGCCTGCAGGCTGAACACATTCTGGTGCCGCTTGCCGCGATCCGCGCGGGCAAGGGCTACATGACCGAACAAGGGAGCACGGAACATGCCTTCGATTTATGA
- a CDS encoding DgaE family pyridoxal phosphate-dependent ammonia lyase, with product MPSIYEKYHLKQVINTSGRMTALGVSTPRPEVVQAAMDGMNHYFEMKDLVNKTGEYIAKLLDVEGATVVSCASAGIAQSVAAVLVKDSDWLLENLHVTPIENNEIVLPKGHNVNFGAPVGTMVALGGGKLVEAGYANECSADQLAAAITPRTAAILYIKSHHCVQKSMLSVEQAAVVARKHDLPLIVDAAAEEDLHTYYRSGADLVIYSGAKAIEGPTSGLVIGKTQYVEWVKRQTAGIGRAMKVGKEGILGLTCAIEHYLTATKESGAEMVAKMTPFIDALNTLNGVTARVVWDSAGRDIARTEIKFDEAVTGIGTGELVNALKQGEYAIYFRGYKANEGIIEADVRSVNADQLNIVYRRISEVLGQEKKA from the coding sequence ATGCCTTCGATTTATGAGAAGTACCACTTAAAGCAAGTCATCAACACCTCTGGCCGCATGACAGCGCTGGGTGTCTCCACGCCGCGCCCGGAGGTGGTGCAGGCGGCGATGGACGGCATGAATCACTATTTCGAGATGAAAGATCTGGTCAATAAAACCGGGGAATACATCGCGAAGCTGCTGGATGTGGAGGGCGCGACGGTGGTCTCCTGCGCATCCGCGGGCATCGCCCAGTCCGTGGCGGCGGTGCTGGTGAAAGACAGCGACTGGCTGCTGGAAAACCTGCACGTTACCCCAATTGAGAACAACGAAATCGTGCTGCCGAAAGGCCACAACGTTAACTTTGGCGCGCCGGTGGGCACCATGGTGGCGCTGGGCGGCGGCAAGCTGGTGGAAGCGGGCTATGCCAACGAATGCTCAGCCGATCAGCTGGCGGCGGCCATCACCCCGCGCACCGCGGCGATCCTTTACATCAAATCGCACCACTGCGTGCAGAAAAGCATGCTCAGCGTTGAGCAGGCAGCGGTCGTGGCGCGCAAACACGATCTGCCCCTGATCGTCGATGCCGCAGCGGAAGAAGATCTGCATACCTATTACCGCTCCGGCGCCGACCTGGTGATCTACAGCGGCGCGAAAGCGATCGAAGGGCCCACCAGCGGCCTGGTGATCGGCAAGACCCAGTACGTTGAGTGGGTGAAGCGCCAGACGGCGGGCATTGGCCGCGCCATGAAGGTGGGTAAAGAGGGGATCCTCGGCCTGACCTGCGCCATCGAACACTACCTGACGGCGACTAAAGAGAGCGGGGCGGAGATGGTGGCGAAGATGACGCCGTTTATCGACGCGCTCAACACCCTGAACGGCGTTACCGCGCGCGTGGTCTGGGACAGCGCCGGTCGCGATATCGCGCGTACCGAGATTAAGTTCGACGAAGCCGTAACCGGCATCGGCACCGGCGAGCTGGTGAATGCCCTGAAGCAGGGCGAATACGCCATTTATTTCCGCGGCTACAAGGCCAACGAAGGGATTATCGAAGCGGACGTGCGCAGCGTGAACGCTGACCAGCTGAACATTGTGTACCGTCGCATAAGCGAAGTGTTAGGACAGGAGAAAAAGGCATGA